In Chryseobacterium gotjawalense, the following are encoded in one genomic region:
- a CDS encoding glycosyltransferase, producing the protein MVAKKKILIRIGSLRHGGAEKVLVTFLKNLPKDKYEIDLLLNLYSGKYLAEVPSWITVLYLNKGEMITTNRLQDLPVKAFRVAYQKVLKRFPKLLYQFILKKKKYDIEFAAIHGMRDEILNSPLKSSKKMIWIHNDLKKTEFHHYTDQEIRKFFSFDKIMVISEKIQHDFENLATTAKEKQKIVRIYNPLDTEEILVKSAVGSWKQEEETEKKAPVFLSVGTVFPQKGFDRLLKVHKRLLDEGFSHKILILGDGYDFENIKKLKEELGVCETATLLGFTDNPYPYFKEADYYILSSRYEGFPTVLLEAITLKKKIIATDVSGVREMLEDGKLGLIVENSEDGIYEGMKKALQNPEDFKAYSAQLENYEMPFNLENSVNAIIKIMDEL; encoded by the coding sequence GTGGTTGCAAAAAAGAAAATCCTCATCAGAATTGGCTCTCTCCGTCACGGTGGCGCAGAAAAAGTATTGGTGACTTTCCTGAAAAATCTGCCAAAAGATAAATATGAGATCGATCTTTTATTAAATTTATATTCGGGAAAATATCTCGCCGAAGTCCCAAGCTGGATTACTGTTTTGTATCTGAATAAAGGCGAAATGATTACCACCAACCGACTTCAGGATTTACCGGTGAAAGCATTCCGTGTTGCATATCAAAAGGTTTTGAAAAGGTTTCCAAAACTGCTTTACCAGTTTATTTTAAAAAAGAAAAAATACGATATTGAGTTTGCAGCCATCCATGGAATGCGGGACGAAATACTGAATTCACCCCTGAAATCTTCCAAAAAAATGATTTGGATTCATAATGATTTAAAGAAAACCGAATTCCATCATTATACCGATCAAGAAATCCGGAAGTTTTTCTCATTCGATAAAATAATGGTCATTTCCGAAAAAATACAGCACGATTTCGAAAATTTAGCGACGACAGCAAAAGAAAAACAGAAAATTGTAAGAATCTACAACCCACTGGATACAGAGGAAATTTTGGTAAAATCAGCAGTTGGAAGTTGGAAGCAGGAAGAAGAAACTGAAAAAAAAGCACCGGTTTTCCTTTCAGTCGGAACAGTTTTCCCTCAAAAAGGATTTGACCGGTTGCTGAAAGTTCACAAACGACTATTGGATGAAGGATTTAGCCACAAAATTCTCATTCTGGGCGATGGTTATGATTTTGAAAACATCAAAAAACTAAAAGAAGAACTAGGCGTTTGTGAAACCGCTACTCTTTTGGGGTTTACCGATAATCCTTATCCTTATTTTAAAGAGGCTGATTATTATATTTTAAGCTCGAGATATGAAGGTTTCCCGACGGTTTTGTTGGAAGCCATTACTTTAAAAAAGAAAATTATTGCGACAGACGTTTCCGGTGTCCGGGAGATGTTGGAAGACGGAAAACTCGGATTAATCGTAGAAAATTCAGAAGACGGAATTTATGAAGGTATGAAAAAAGCGCTTCAGAACCCTGAAGATTTTAAGGCGTATTCTGCACAACTGGAAAATTATGAAATGCCTTTCAACTTAGAAAATTCGGTCAATGCGATCATCAAAATTATGGATGAATTATAA
- a CDS encoding acyltransferase, protein MNLLYRIILKVEDVFKRLRDKAYIEICKSRGLKVGEDVIFIEAPKFGSEPYLIEIGNRTKITANCTFINHDGAMYVIRSMEKYRDARNFGRIKIGKNCFIGNNCTILPGVEMGDNCILGAGSVLNSSTPPNSVFAGVPAKFICTVEEYGDKALKNNVIYPRELEKIRPNLDAYIKENLPHTYKPVK, encoded by the coding sequence ATGAATTTACTCTACCGAATTATTCTAAAAGTTGAAGACGTCTTTAAAAGACTTCGCGACAAAGCATACATCGAAATCTGCAAATCCCGCGGATTGAAAGTCGGAGAAGACGTAATTTTTATCGAAGCGCCAAAATTTGGGTCAGAACCGTATTTAATAGAAATCGGTAACCGCACAAAAATTACTGCAAACTGTACTTTCATCAATCACGATGGCGCAATGTATGTGATTCGTTCTATGGAAAAATACCGGGATGCCAGAAATTTCGGTCGGATAAAAATTGGCAAAAACTGTTTCATTGGAAATAACTGCACCATTCTTCCCGGTGTTGAAATGGGCGACAATTGTATTTTGGGAGCCGGTTCAGTTTTGAATTCATCAACTCCACCCAACTCGGTTTTTGCCGGAGTTCCTGCAAAATTCATTTGTACTGTTGAAGAATACGGCGATAAAGCCTTAAAAAACAACGTGATTTATCCGAGAGAACTGGAAAAAATCCGTCCAAATTTAGATGCTTATATTAAAGAAAATTTACCGCATACGTACAAACCAGTAAAATAA
- a CDS encoding serine acetyltransferase — MNYKSFIFVLMSEKTTLQKDFYRESGKWLSTFQIWMKCFSPNLHFIYLLRTTQKYPKNTFLGKIWRLILRHYQIKYGFQIYPETQIGEGLYLGHWGTLVINPKVKIGKNCNIAQGVTIAQANRGKNEGVPEIGNEVWIGPNAVIVGNIKIGNNVLIAPNAYVNFDVPTNSVVIGNPATFSMKENATSGYINNKIS; from the coding sequence ATGAATTATAAATCTTTTATCTTTGTTCTAATGTCTGAAAAAACTACCCTTCAAAAAGATTTCTATCGCGAAAGCGGAAAATGGCTTTCTACATTTCAAATTTGGATGAAATGTTTCAGCCCCAATCTGCATTTTATTTATCTTTTAAGAACTACCCAAAAATATCCGAAAAATACTTTTTTAGGGAAAATCTGGCGTTTGATTTTAAGACATTATCAAATTAAATATGGCTTCCAAATCTATCCGGAAACCCAAATCGGCGAAGGATTATATCTTGGTCACTGGGGAACTTTGGTCATCAATCCGAAAGTGAAAATCGGCAAAAACTGCAATATTGCTCAAGGCGTTACGATTGCGCAGGCGAACCGCGGTAAAAATGAAGGCGTCCCCGAAATCGGAAACGAAGTCTGGATCGGTCCCAATGCTGTGATTGTTGGGAACATCAAAATCGGCAATAATGTTCTGATTGCTCCGAACGCTTATGTAAATTTCGATGTGCCAACAAACTCAGTTGTAATAGGAAATCCCGCCACTTTTTCAATGAAAGAAAACGCCACATCCGGCTATATCAATAACAAAATTTCCTAG
- a CDS encoding SDR family oxidoreductase: MNLYTQPMLKEDALKDKVAVVTGGGSGLGKAMTKYFLQLGAKVVITSRNLEKLQATAKELEDETGGKVLCVACDVRNWEEVEAMKDAAVKEFGQIDILLNNAAGNFISPTERLTHSAFDSILDIVLKGTKNCTLSIGKYWIDNKIPGTVLNIVTTYAWTGSAYVVPSACAKAGVLAMTRSLAVEWAKYGIRFNAIAPGPFPTKGAWDRLLPGNLQEKFDMRKKVPLRRVGEHQELANLAAYLVSDYSAYMNGEVVTIDGGEWLQGAGEFNMLEEIPQEMWDMLEAMIKAKKSN, translated from the coding sequence ATGAACTTATACACTCAGCCGATGCTCAAAGAAGATGCATTAAAAGATAAAGTAGCAGTCGTAACCGGCGGCGGAAGCGGACTTGGAAAAGCAATGACCAAATATTTCCTTCAGTTAGGAGCCAAAGTAGTGATTACATCAAGAAATTTAGAAAAACTCCAGGCCACTGCAAAAGAACTCGAAGATGAAACCGGCGGAAAAGTATTGTGTGTGGCGTGTGACGTCAGAAACTGGGAGGAGGTTGAAGCCATGAAAGATGCTGCTGTGAAAGAATTCGGGCAAATCGATATTCTTTTAAATAACGCGGCCGGAAATTTCATTTCACCTACCGAGCGGTTAACGCACTCCGCATTCGATTCCATTTTGGATATTGTTTTGAAAGGAACAAAAAACTGCACCCTTTCCATCGGAAAATACTGGATCGATAACAAAATCCCGGGAACCGTTTTAAATATTGTCACAACTTATGCCTGGACAGGTTCTGCGTACGTTGTTCCGTCCGCTTGTGCAAAAGCCGGGGTTTTGGCTATGACCAGAAGTTTAGCGGTAGAATGGGCCAAATACGGAATCCGTTTCAATGCTATTGCACCAGGACCATTTCCAACCAAAGGCGCTTGGGATAGATTACTGCCCGGAAACTTGCAGGAAAAATTCGATATGCGCAAAAAAGTTCCGTTGAGAAGAGTGGGAGAGCATCAGGAATTAGCGAATCTGGCGGCCTATCTGGTTTCAGATTATTCCGCTTATATGAACGGTGAGGTCGTAACCATCGATGGTGGCGAATGGTTGCAGGGAGCCGGAGAATTCAATATGCTCGAAGAAATTCCGCAGGAAATGTGGGATATGTTGGAGGCGATGATTAAAGCGAAAAAATCAAATTAG